GCGACGAACCGCGCGTTGGCCGATTCGTCGGCGATCACCAGCACTTCGGAGGGACCCGCGGGCAGATCGATCGCCGCGCCGGCAGGATCGGCCGCGACGATCTGTTTGGCCGCGGTCACCCACGCGCTGCCCGGCCCGAAGATCTTGTCCACCTTGCGCACGCTCTGCGTGCCGAAGGCGAGCGCCGCGATTGCCTGTGCACCGCCCATTTTATAGACCGTGTCGACACCGCAGATCTCGGCGGCCACCAACACCGCGGCGTGCACCTTTCCATCGGGCCTGGGGGGGCTTGCGATGGCACGTGCCCGGCAACCGGCAATGCGTGCCGGTACCGACAACATGATCGCGGTGGAGGGCAGCGGCGCCGACCCCGCCGGGACATACAGGCCGACACTGTCGATGGCACGCGTGATGCGTTCGCAGACGACGCCGGGCATAGTTTCGACGCGCAACGGCGCTGCGCGCTGCGCCTCGTGAAATCGCGTGACGTTCGCTACCGCGCGTTCGAGCGCGGCGATCTGCACGCCGTTCAAGACGGCGCGCGCTTCGCGAAACTCCGCGGCGCTGACGCGCAGATCGGCAAGCGCCGGCCCGCCGAACTGCTGCGTGAAACGGTTCACCGCCGCGTCGCCTTCGGCGCGCACCGACGTAATGACCGCGGCCGCCTGACGGAATACTTCATCACGGCTGCCCGCCGCGGGCCGCGTCAGGGCCGCGCGCCGCATGTCGGGAGATGCCGCATTCCAGTCGACGTATTTCATCTAGGCCAGCATTTTCTCGACGGGCAACACCAGCAGCGAACTCGCGCCGGCTTTCTTGAGACTCTCGAGCGTCTCCCAGAACACGTTTTCGCGGCACACGGCGTGAACGGCGACCAGCTCATCCGAGCCTTCGAGTGGAATGATGGTGGGAGTCTTGCTGCCCGGCAGCAGCCGGCGAATCTCCTGCAGCTGCGAGCGCGGCGCGTGCAGCATGATGTATTTGCTTTCCTTTACCTGCTGAACGCCGTCGACGCGCAGCAGCAGCCGCTCGACCCATTCCTGCTTTGCTTCGGACAAGGCGACCGGCGTGCGGATCAACAACGCCTGGCTCAGTAAAACCGTTTCGACCTCGCGCATGTGGTTGGCCTGCAAGGTCGAGCCGGTCGATACCAGGTCGCAGATGAGGTCGGCTCGGCCAAGGCGCGGCGCGATCTCCACCGCGCCCGACAACGTGACGATCTCCGCGGTGATGTTGCGTTCGCGCAGGAATCGTTCGAGCGTGAACGGGTAGGTAGTCGCGATGCGTTTACCCGAGATCGAGCGCGGACCCTCGTAGTTGAATCCTTCGGGCACGGCCAGCGACAGACGGCAACGGCCATATTCGAGCGTGCACAATTCGGTGAAGTTGGCGGCATGGCCTCGCGAAAGCAGCTCGAGGCGCTTCTCTTCGAGCACGTTGCGGCCGACCAGTCCGAGATCGCAGACGTCTTCCTGCACGAGATCGGGAATGTCGTCGTCACGCACGAACAACACGTCGAGCGGCATGTTCTCGCCGAAGCCCATGAGCTGATCGCGGCCGCGCGATAGTTTGAGCCCACAGCTCTTGAGCAACTCGAGCGAGGGGTCGGTGAGTCGACCGGATTTCTGCACGGCGAGCTTGAGGCGTTGGTCTTTGTCGTTGGGAGTCATGATTGGCCGGGAATAGCTGAGGGGGAGGCCCGCGAGGGCGCGCTGCGGTTGGATCAGGCGTGGCGCTGCAGACGATTGACGGCGATCGAATAGCCGCCGTTGCCGTCGGCCAGGCAGCGCGCCACGCGTCCGATGGTCGTGACGCTGACGCCGGTGAGGCGGTGGATCTCGCGGTAGGGCACACCTTTCTGCAGCCAGTCCACCACCGCCCAGCGGTCGGCGATGGCCTGCAATTCGGCCGGCGTGCACAGGTCGCGAAAGAAGGCGCGGCATTCGTCCACGTTCTTGAGCGTCAACACGGCGGCGAACAGGCTGCGCTCGGAAAGAGCTTCCTGGCGGGCGGTGACGTTACGGTGTTGCTTCATGAACTAATGTACTAACGCGTTAATACGGTGGCGCACCGTATCCGTGGCGCTGCGGAAATGCAAGCCAGATGCTTGCGCTGCTGAGAAGCGGCTCATAGAATCCGCACACTCATCGAGACCGGCTGAGGGATTGGGCCCAAAGACGCCGGGGCAACCGCCACCAACGTGGAAAGGTGCCACATCCTGCGGAGCCGCTTCTGGCGGTTCCGGCAGATGAGCAGCCTCAGCTCCCGACGTCGGGAAGCGGGGGTGTCGTGCCTCTCGCACGGCTGCTCGTTACGGATGCTCGCTGGGCGGAGCATTCGATGAGCAACGACAACCAGACCGTTTCCCGTAACGCCGCCGCAGCAGACGCCGGCGCCGGTAACCTCACGCAGGTGCGCGAGGGAGTTCTCGCAGTGCCCGGCGAGATGAAACTGCATTTCGGCGGCACGCTCGAATCCGTGTCGATCGCATGGCGGCTGGCCGGTCCGGCCAACGCGCCCGTGGTGGTCGCGCTCGGTGGCATCTCCGCCTCGCGGCGGGTGTGGATCCCGGACGAGCCGCGTGGCGGCTGGTGGCACGAAGTCGTCGGTCCGAAGCTGGCGCTCGACACGCAGCGCTTTCGCATCCTGAGTTTCGACTATCTCGGCGCCAGTGCCGATTCCACCGGTTCGCGTGATGGCGCGCCGTTCCCGACGGTGTCGGCGTACGACCAGGCCGAACTACTGCTGCGGCTCATCAACCACCTCGGCATCGCTTCGCTGCGCGCCATCACCGGCGCGTCGTACGGCGGCATGGTCGCGCTGGCGTTCGGCGAGCGTTACCCGGACCGCGTCTCGCGGCTCATCGTCGTCAGCGCCGCGGATCGCGCGCATCCGATGGCCAGCGCCTGGCGCGTCGTGCAGCGGCGCATCGTGAAATTCGCGATCGAATCCGGACAACCGGCGCAGGGCCTGGAGCTGGCGCGGGCGCTCGCCATGGCCACCTATCGCAGCCCCGAGGAATTCGCCGCGCGGTTCGCGGGCGCGGCGCGCCGCAACGAGGACGGCCAGCACGTGTTGCCGGTCGAGGAATACCTGTTCGCGCGCGGCGCCGAATACGCGCAGCGATACCGGCCCGATTCGTTCATCTGTTTGTCCGAATCCATCGACCTGCATCGCGTGGACACGGCGCGCATCTTCGCGCCGGTCACTGCGATCGCGGTGCGCGAGGATCAACTCGTGCCGCTTGGCGACATGCGCGCAATGGTCGCCCGATTGCCGAATGCCGAGCTGCACGAAATTTCCTCGGTGTACGGACACGATGCCTTTCTCAAGGAGAACCGGCGCCTCGCGCCGATCTTCGCCAACGTATTGAACGATCTATCAGGAACCGCCGGATGACGAAGCTGACCCTGGACACCCGCGCCGTGCGCGCGGGCCTCGAAAACTGCGATGTGACCGGTGCCGTGGTACCACCACTGCACCTGTCTTCCACCTACGCCTTCCGCGGCTTCGGTGACAAACGCAAATACGACTACAGCCGCTCGGGAAATCCGACGCGCGACCTTTTGGCCGAGGCACTCAACGATCTGGAGGGCGGGGCGGGCGCGGTCATCACCGGCTCCGGCATGGGTGCGATCACCTTGGTGGGGCACATCCTGCCCGTCGGAGCGCGCGTGATCGTGCCGCACGACTGTTATGGCGGCACCTTCCGGCTGTTCACTGCCTGGAAGAAACGCGGCGAGCTCGACGTGGAGTTCGTGGATTTCGGCAATGCCGCCGCGGTGAGCGCCGCGTTGTCGAAGCCCGCCGCGCTGGTGTGGATCGAAACACCGAGCAACCCGCTGTTGCGCATCACCGATATCGCCGACATTTCGAAGCGCGCGCACGCGATCGGTGCGCTGGTGGCGGCGGACAACACCTTCCTGTCGCCGGGCTGGCAGCTGCCATTGCAGCTGGGTGCCGACATCGTGGTGCATTCGACCACCAAGTACATCAATGGCCACAGCGATGTCGTCGGCGGCGCGGTCATCGCGGCGACGAAGGAAATTGGCGAGCAACTCGCCTGGTGGGCGAATTGCCTGGGTCTCACGGGCTCTGCCTTCGACAGCTATCTCACGTTGCGCGGACTGCGCACGTTGCACGTGCGTCTCAAGGAACACGGCCGCAACGCGCAGGCGGTAGCGGAGTTCCTGGCGAAGCAGAAGAACGTGAAGTGCGTATATTTTCCGGGACTGCCTTCGCACCCGGGCCACGACCTCGCCAGGCGTCAGCAGACCGGCTTTGGCGCGATCGTGACGCTCGAAGTCGAAGGCGGCACGACGGGCGCGAAGAACTTCTGTGAGGCGCTCGAGTTGTTTTCGCTGGCGGAATCCCTGGGTGGAGTCGAAAGCCTCGTCGCGCATCCCGCGACGATGACCCATGCGGCGATGGCGCCCGAAGCGCGCGCCGCCGCGGGGCTGGTCGATGGATTGCTGCGGCTGTCGATCGGTATCGAGTCCACGGACGATCTGCTGCGCGACCTGGCGGCTGGCATCGCGGCGCTCGGGTAATCCGAAGCCGATCGTCTGGCGCTCGGCGGGAGCGCCTTTAGCCAGTGGTCAGCTGCGCGAGCACCGCATCGCCCATGCGGCGCGTCGACATCGACGGCCGGCCATGTTCGGCGATGTCGGCCGTGCGCGCGCCGGCGGAGATCACGCGGTCGACGGCCTGCTCGATGGACTCCGCTTCGCGTTCGAGCTTGAGCGAATGCCGCAACAGCATCGCGACGCTCAGGATGGTCCCGATCGGGTTCGCGATTCCCTTGCCCGCGATGTCGGGCGCCGAGCCATGGATGGGTTCGTAAACACCGCGTGATCCATCGCCGAGCGAAGCCGACGGCAATACGCCGAGCGAGCTTGCGAGCATGGCGCCTTCGTCGGTGAGGATGTCGCCGAACATGTTTTCCGTGAGCATCACGTCGAATTCGCGCGGCCGCTTGAGCAGGTGCATGGCCGCGGAATCGACCAGCATGTGCTCGAGCTCCACCTCGGGGAATTCGGAATGCACGACGTGTTCGGCGATCTCTCGCCACAGGCGCGACGTTTCGAGTACGTTCGATTTGTCGATCGATACGATCTTCTTGCGGCGGGTCATCGCCAGGCGGCCGGCCACGCGCGTGATGCGTTCGATCTCGCTGGCGGAGTAGCTGCACAGGTCGGTGGCGAGCGTCGCCGTGCGCGTCTTGGCGCCGAAGTAGATGCCGCCGGTGAGCTCGCGCACGAATACGAGATCGACGCCGTCGAGAATTTCCGGCTTGAGTACGGAGGAGTCGCGCAGGGCGGGGTGCAGCTTGATGGGCCGCAGGTTGGCGTACACGCCGAGCTCGCGGCGCAGCCTGAGCAGACCCTGCTCCGGGCGCACCGGCGCGGACGGGCCCCATTTCGGACCGCCAATGGCGCCTAACAACACCGCATCGGCCGCGAGGCAGATGTCGAGGGTCGACTGCGGCAGCGGATCGCCGTGCAGGTCGATGGCGATGCCGCCGAACGGCGCGTTCGTCAGCGTGAATTCGTGGCCGAAACGGCTGGCGACCTGTTCGAGAATCCGGACACCTTCGTCGATCACTTCGGGACCGATGCCGTCACCGGCGATGACGGCTATCTTTGCTTTCACGTGCGGGCGTCCTCAGCGAGGCTTGTGTTCGTAGGTGGAGATCGCGGCGCTTTGCGACAGCAGGTAACCCAGCTCGTCGACGCCGTTCAGCAGGCAAAACCGCGCGAAGCCCTCGAGCGGGAACTTCACGACCGTGCCGTTCGGCAAGGTCAGCGTGGTGGATTCCACGTCGATGGAAACCTCGACGCCTGGATTGGCCAGCAACCAGGCATGTGTCGGCTCGTCCACGACCAGCGGCAACAAGCCGTTCTTCAGGCTGTTGGTGCGGAAGATGTCCGCGAACTCGGTGCTGATCACGGCCTGGATGCCGAAATCGAGCAGCGCCCAGGCGGCGTGTTCGCGCGAGGAACCGCAGCCGATGTTGCGGCCGGCGACCAGGATGTGCGCGCCGGCGGCGGCGGGCTGGTTCAGCGCGAAATCCGCGTTCGGATTTCCGGCGCCGTCATAACGCCAGTCGGCGAACAGGTGTTTGCCGAAGCCCGACTTCGAGGTCGAAGTCAGGAATCGCGCCGGGATGATCTGGTCGGTGTCGATGTTGGTCGCGGGCAGCGCGACGGTGCGGGAACGGATGGTTTTGACGGCGGGCATGTGGTTAGTTGGTGAATTCACGCGGATCGGTCACGCGTCCGCGGATGGCGGAGGCGGCGGCGGTTTCGGGGCTGGCGAGCAGCGTACGCGCGCCCTTGCCCTGACGGCCTTCGAAATTGCGATTGCTGGTGCTGATGGAGTAGTGGCCGGACGGAACGAGGTCGCCGTTCATGCCGAGGCACATGGAGCAGCCGCTCTCGCGCCATTCGGCGCCGGCGGCAAGGAACACCTGGTCGAGGCCTTCGGCTTCGGCAGCGCGTTTGACGGCCTGCGATCCCGGCACCACCAGCATCTTCACGCCCTGCGCGAGCTTGTGGCCGCGCAAGACGCGCGCCGCGTTGCGCAGGTCGGAAAGGCGGCCGTTGGTGCAGCTGCCGACGAACACGTTGTTGACGGGCACGTCGGCGATCGCTTCGCCGGCGGTAAGGCCCATGTACGCCAGCGCCTTCTCGAACACGGCATCGCCGCTGGCGGGTACGTTGCCATTGACGGGCGCCACCATGCCGGGGTGAGTGCCGTAGGTGACCATGGGCACGAGCGCGGCGGCGTCGATGTCCACGGAGCGGTCGTACACCGCGCCCGGATCGCTGGGTAGTTTGCTCCAGTGCGCGACGGCGGCGTCCCACGCGGCGCCCTTGGGCGCGCGCGGCGTGTTGGCGAGATATTCGAACGTGGTCGCGTCGGGCGCGATCATGCCGGCGCGCGCACCGGCTTCGATCGACATGTTGCAGATGGTCATGCGCTCGTCCATCGACATGGCTTCGATGGCGGGGCCGCGGAACTCGAGCACGTGGCCGGTGCCGCCCGCGACGCCGATCTTGCCGATGATGGCGAGGATCAGGTCCTTAGCGGTCACTCCCGCCGGAAGGCGGTTCGTGACGTTGATCGCGAATGTTTTCGGCTGGCGTTGCAGCAGGCACTGCGTGGCGAGCACGTGGCCGACTTCGGTGGTGCCGATGCCGAAGGCGAGGGCGCCAAAGGCGCCGTGCGTCGAAGTGTGCGAATCGCCGCAGACGATGGTCTTGCCGGGCTGCGTGATCCCAAGCTCGGGCCCGATGATGTGCACGATGCCGCGCCGGCTGTCCTGCAGGTTGAACAGCTCCACGCCGAACTCGGCCGCATTGATCTCGAGTTGTTTGACCTGCCGGGCCGCGGAATCGACTGCGATCGGCACGCCGCCGAACACCTGCTCGGTGCGCGTGGGTGTCGAGTGATCCATGGTTGCGAGAGTCAGGTCCGGCCGGCGCAGCTTGAGGCCGCGCGAACGCAGTTCCGTGTACGCCTGCGGGGTGGTCACTTCGTGCGTGAGGTGCAGATCGATGAACAGTACGGCGGGCGTTTCGGCGGTTTCAGGTACGACCACGTGGTCGTCCCACACCTTTTCGAACATTGTCTTGGGTTGCATAAGAATCTTGAGGGGGCGCTGGGAAGTAAGTCGGTGCCGGGTCGGACTTAGCAAGTCGGTACCGGGTCGGACTTAGAACAGTTGGCGTCGTGAACTATCCAGTGAAATTTCTCTAAGTCCGACCCGGCACCGACTTACAACTATCCCGCCACCGCCACGCGTGGTGCATTCATGTCGACGTAGTCGAGCCAGCCGTACTTGTCCTGCGTCTTGCCTTGCACGAGGCCGAAGTAGGCCGCCTGGATTTTCGCGGTGACGGGGCCGCGTTTGCCGTTGCCGATCTGGATGGCGTCCACAGAGCGGATCGCAGCCACTTCGGTGGCCGTGCCGGTGAAGAACAACTCGTCGGCGATGTAGAGCAACTCGCGCGGCACGGCCATCTCGCGCACTTCGATGCCGAACTCCTTCGCCAGTGTGATCACCGTGTGGCGCGTGAGGCCGCCGAGCAGCGAATGCGCCAGGCCCGGGGTGTAGATCACGTCGTCTTTCACGATGAACAGGTTCTCACCGGCACCTTCGCTCACCGTGCCGTCCGACGACAATCCGATGCCCTCGACGAAGCCGAGGCGTTTCGCCTCCAGGCCGATCAACTGGCTCGATAGATAGTTGCCGCCGGCCTTGGCCATGGCGGGAATCGTATTCGGCGCGACGCGCTGCCACGACGACACGCAGACGTCGACCCCTTCGTCTTCCGCGGCGCCGAGATACTTGCCCCACTCCCAGCCGGCGATCGCCACTTCGATGGGCGGATCGATCTTCGGCACCACACCCGCCTCGCCGTACCCACGGAAGGCGACGGGCCGCAGGTACGCGCCGCGCGCCAAGCCGTTCTGCGCGATCACTTCGCGGCAGGCATGGTTGATCTGGTCTTCGCTGAACGGGATGTTCATGCGGTAGATCTTCGCGGAGTCGAACAACCGGTGCGTGTGATCCTTGAGCCGGAAAATGGCGGGACCGCGCGGCGTTTCGTAGGCGCGCACGCCTTCGAACACCGATGAGCCGTAGTGCAGCGCATGCGACAACACGTGCACGGTCGCCTTTTCCCAGGGAACCAGCTTGCCGTTGAACCAGATGTATTTCGTTGCGGGTATGGGCATGACAGATGACTCCGTTTAAACCGCGGCCTGCGCAATCTGCGCGGCGCCGGTCCGTTCCTCTCGCGTGCGTTGCAAATTCGCCTGCGAGAGTTCGATTCGATTGATCACTTCGAGGAAAGCCTGGGTGGCGGACTCGACGATGTTGGTTGACACGCTCGAGCCCCGATAAGTGCGCGCATTGTACTCCACGTACACCAGCGCCTCGCCTTGCGCGTCTTCACCGGCCGACACGCTGCGAACTTCGAACTTGCGCAGTACGACCTGCACTCCGGTAGCGCGTTCGATCGCTTTCAGTGCAGCGTCCACCGGGCCGTCGCCCGTGGCACGCATTTCAATCTCGCGCCCGTCGCTGTGACGCAGCGTGACGGTTGCCTCCGCCTTGTTGGCATCGGAGGCGGTGCGCAGGTTCGACAGCGACCACGGCCCCACCGCGCTGTGTTCCGCCTGCAGGACCAGCGCCTCGATGTCGCCGTCGTACAGCTCCTTCTTCCTGTCCGCCAGCGCCTTGAACTCCTCGAACACGCGCGCGAATTCGACGTCGTCGAGTTCGAAACCCAGTTCGCGAACGCGCTCGCGCAGCGCATGGCGGCCGCTGTGTTTGCCGAGCACCAATGACGAGCGCGACAGACCGACATCCTGCGGACGCATGATCTCGTAGGTGCTGTGATGCTTGAGCATGCCGTGCTGATGAATGCCGGATTCGTGCGCGAAGGCGTTTTCGCCGACGATCGCCTTGTTGCGCGGAATCGGGACACCGAC
This sequence is a window from Pseudomonadota bacterium. Protein-coding genes within it:
- a CDS encoding branched-chain amino acid transaminase, which translates into the protein MPIPATKYIWFNGKLVPWEKATVHVLSHALHYGSSVFEGVRAYETPRGPAIFRLKDHTHRLFDSAKIYRMNIPFSEDQINHACREVIAQNGLARGAYLRPVAFRGYGEAGVVPKIDPPIEVAIAGWEWGKYLGAAEDEGVDVCVSSWQRVAPNTIPAMAKAGGNYLSSQLIGLEAKRLGFVEGIGLSSDGTVSEGAGENLFIVKDDVIYTPGLAHSLLGGLTRHTVITLAKEFGIEVREMAVPRELLYIADELFFTGTATEVAAIRSVDAIQIGNGKRGPVTAKIQAAYFGLVQGKTQDKYGWLDYVDMNAPRVAVAG
- the leuD gene encoding 3-isopropylmalate dehydratase small subunit, with translation MPAVKTIRSRTVALPATNIDTDQIIPARFLTSTSKSGFGKHLFADWRYDGAGNPNADFALNQPAAAGAHILVAGRNIGCGSSREHAAWALLDFGIQAVISTEFADIFRTNSLKNGLLPLVVDEPTHAWLLANPGVEVSIDVESTTLTLPNGTVVKFPLEGFARFCLLNGVDELGYLLSQSAAISTYEHKPR
- a CDS encoding homoserine O-succinyltransferase codes for the protein MSNDNQTVSRNAAAADAGAGNLTQVREGVLAVPGEMKLHFGGTLESVSIAWRLAGPANAPVVVALGGISASRRVWIPDEPRGGWWHEVVGPKLALDTQRFRILSFDYLGASADSTGSRDGAPFPTVSAYDQAELLLRLINHLGIASLRAITGASYGGMVALAFGERYPDRVSRLIVVSAADRAHPMASAWRVVQRRIVKFAIESGQPAQGLELARALAMATYRSPEEFAARFAGAARRNEDGQHVLPVEEYLFARGAEYAQRYRPDSFICLSESIDLHRVDTARIFAPVTAIAVREDQLVPLGDMRAMVARLPNAELHEISSVYGHDAFLKENRRLAPIFANVLNDLSGTAG
- the leuC gene encoding 3-isopropylmalate dehydratase large subunit, which translates into the protein MQPKTMFEKVWDDHVVVPETAETPAVLFIDLHLTHEVTTPQAYTELRSRGLKLRRPDLTLATMDHSTPTRTEQVFGGVPIAVDSAARQVKQLEINAAEFGVELFNLQDSRRGIVHIIGPELGITQPGKTIVCGDSHTSTHGAFGALAFGIGTTEVGHVLATQCLLQRQPKTFAINVTNRLPAGVTAKDLILAIIGKIGVAGGTGHVLEFRGPAIEAMSMDERMTICNMSIEAGARAGMIAPDATTFEYLANTPRAPKGAAWDAAVAHWSKLPSDPGAVYDRSVDIDAAALVPMVTYGTHPGMVAPVNGNVPASGDAVFEKALAYMGLTAGEAIADVPVNNVFVGSCTNGRLSDLRNAARVLRGHKLAQGVKMLVVPGSQAVKRAAEAEGLDQVFLAAGAEWRESGCSMCLGMNGDLVPSGHYSISTSNRNFEGRQGKGARTLLASPETAAASAIRGRVTDPREFTN
- the hisG gene encoding ATP phosphoribosyltransferase, producing MTPNDKDQRLKLAVQKSGRLTDPSLELLKSCGLKLSRGRDQLMGFGENMPLDVLFVRDDDIPDLVQEDVCDLGLVGRNVLEEKRLELLSRGHAANFTELCTLEYGRCRLSLAVPEGFNYEGPRSISGKRIATTYPFTLERFLRERNITAEIVTLSGAVEIAPRLGRADLICDLVSTGSTLQANHMREVETVLLSQALLIRTPVALSEAKQEWVERLLLRVDGVQQVKESKYIMLHAPRSQLQEIRRLLPGSKTPTIIPLEGSDELVAVHAVCRENVFWETLESLKKAGASSLLVLPVEKMLA
- the hisD gene encoding histidinol dehydrogenase codes for the protein MKYVDWNAASPDMRRAALTRPAAGSRDEVFRQAAAVITSVRAEGDAAVNRFTQQFGGPALADLRVSAAEFREARAVLNGVQIAALERAVANVTRFHEAQRAAPLRVETMPGVVCERITRAIDSVGLYVPAGSAPLPSTAIMLSVPARIAGCRARAIASPPRPDGKVHAAVLVAAEICGVDTVYKMGGAQAIAALAFGTQSVRKVDKIFGPGSAWVTAAKQIVAADPAGAAIDLPAGPSEVLVIADESANARFVAADLLAQAEHDTIAQVVLVTTSATLAKSVGDELAAQTASLSRRDIIAQSMAASRCILVPDLNTAIAVSNEYAPEHLIIQTRDARALLPQVENAGSVFIGEWSPESMGDYCSGTNHVLPTFGYARSYSGVSLIDYQKRITVQELTPDGLRELGPTAITLSDMEGLDAHGNAVQVRLDALAGGRP
- the leuB gene encoding 3-isopropylmalate dehydrogenase, which gives rise to MKAKIAVIAGDGIGPEVIDEGVRILEQVASRFGHEFTLTNAPFGGIAIDLHGDPLPQSTLDICLAADAVLLGAIGGPKWGPSAPVRPEQGLLRLRRELGVYANLRPIKLHPALRDSSVLKPEILDGVDLVFVRELTGGIYFGAKTRTATLATDLCSYSASEIERITRVAGRLAMTRRKKIVSIDKSNVLETSRLWREIAEHVVHSEFPEVELEHMLVDSAAMHLLKRPREFDVMLTENMFGDILTDEGAMLASSLGVLPSASLGDGSRGVYEPIHGSAPDIAGKGIANPIGTILSVAMLLRHSLKLEREAESIEQAVDRVISAGARTADIAEHGRPSMSTRRMGDAVLAQLTTG
- the metB gene encoding cystathionine gamma-synthase, whose translation is MTKLTLDTRAVRAGLENCDVTGAVVPPLHLSSTYAFRGFGDKRKYDYSRSGNPTRDLLAEALNDLEGGAGAVITGSGMGAITLVGHILPVGARVIVPHDCYGGTFRLFTAWKKRGELDVEFVDFGNAAAVSAALSKPAALVWIETPSNPLLRITDIADISKRAHAIGALVAADNTFLSPGWQLPLQLGADIVVHSTTKYINGHSDVVGGAVIAATKEIGEQLAWWANCLGLTGSAFDSYLTLRGLRTLHVRLKEHGRNAQAVAEFLAKQKNVKCVYFPGLPSHPGHDLARRQQTGFGAIVTLEVEGGTTGAKNFCEALELFSLAESLGGVESLVAHPATMTHAAMAPEARAAAGLVDGLLRLSIGIESTDDLLRDLAAGIAALG
- a CDS encoding YerC/YecD family TrpR-related protein — translated: MKQHRNVTARQEALSERSLFAAVLTLKNVDECRAFFRDLCTPAELQAIADRWAVVDWLQKGVPYREIHRLTGVSVTTIGRVARCLADGNGGYSIAVNRLQRHA